A genome region from Lactobacillus sp. ESL0791 includes the following:
- a CDS encoding aminoacyl-tRNA deacylase yields the protein MTKKKKKIEKTLVEKILDRNHISYRQFEFTTHKDSGGVAQMDTSILDEKEHLVYKTLVCEGNKTGPLVGVVPVTEHLSMKKLAKISGNKKCEMLPLKKLEQTTGYVHGANTPIGIYFNHHFPIYLDQGMEKETEIGVSSGKVGRSVFLKPSDLQKVTDATFGDLLD from the coding sequence CAAAAAAGAAAAAGAAAATCGAAAAAACATTGGTTGAAAAAATTTTGGACCGCAACCATATTTCGTACCGGCAATTTGAATTTACGACCCATAAGGATTCCGGCGGGGTTGCACAAATGGATACCTCTATTTTAGACGAGAAAGAACATTTGGTCTACAAGACACTGGTTTGTGAAGGCAATAAAACCGGTCCTTTGGTCGGCGTCGTACCGGTAACAGAACACTTGAGCATGAAAAAACTAGCTAAAATTTCCGGCAATAAAAAATGTGAAATGTTGCCCCTGAAAAAGCTGGAACAGACAACGGGTTATGTTCACGGTGCCAACACGCCGATTGGCATCTATTTTAACCATCATTTTCCTATCTATCTTGATCAAGGCATGGAAAAAGAAACAGAAATTGGTGTTTCAAGCGGCAAAGTGGGCCGCAGCGTTTTTTTAAAGCCCAGCGACTTGCAAAAAGTTACTGATGCAACCTTTGGTGATCTGCTTGATTAG
- a CDS encoding sugar-binding transcriptional regulator — MRQLSDEELANIAHDYYLSKLNIAEIGKKFGLSRYLIDKALELAEDKGIVKINIYQSVKQNAQLERDFKRLFNLKNVFILENQDTKNQDNEEIVSFAAKQLQSYANSAHTIALTWGTLVQDIINNFDQEDRTDLTFVQPLGQVIRSDKNKYPLVQGAADKFNANCLTLPAPLYAANPALVQALHEEPFYQNLQNYYKKIDLIFTNVGTSQSLESDQFFMKYYNEEVFAGIDRSKIAGIIFGRPFDINGNFFAQIDEHICGISLNDLMKIPKRFLVVKNRFKEDALLGALRSGLITHLVTNSGIAERVLQKNETENN; from the coding sequence ATGAGACAACTATCTGACGAAGAACTTGCAAATATTGCACATGATTATTATCTCAGCAAATTAAACATTGCCGAGATCGGAAAAAAGTTTGGCCTTTCGCGCTACCTAATTGATAAAGCGCTGGAACTCGCCGAGGACAAGGGCATTGTCAAAATTAATATCTATCAAAGCGTAAAGCAAAATGCGCAGTTAGAGCGTGATTTCAAACGGCTGTTCAACTTGAAAAATGTCTTTATTTTGGAAAATCAGGATACTAAAAATCAGGATAACGAAGAAATTGTCAGTTTTGCGGCCAAACAACTGCAAAGCTATGCCAATTCGGCGCACACGATTGCGTTAACCTGGGGAACTTTGGTCCAGGATATTATTAATAACTTTGACCAAGAAGACCGCACAGATTTAACCTTTGTGCAGCCGCTGGGCCAGGTAATCAGGTCAGACAAGAACAAATATCCCTTGGTACAAGGGGCAGCGGACAAGTTTAACGCCAACTGTTTGACCTTGCCGGCGCCGCTTTATGCGGCCAACCCTGCTTTGGTTCAGGCACTTCATGAAGAGCCATTTTACCAAAATCTGCAAAATTATTACAAAAAAATCGATTTAATTTTCACCAATGTTGGAACATCACAATCACTTGAGTCTGATCAATTTTTTATGAAATATTATAATGAGGAAGTATTTGCTGGAATTGACCGCAGCAAAATTGCCGGAATTATTTTCGGCCGTCCTTTTGATATCAACGGCAATTTCTTTGCGCAAATCGATGAACACATCTGCGGCATCAGTTTAAATGACTTGATGAAAATTCCTAAGCGTTTCTTAGTGGTTAAAAATCGTTTTAAGGAAGATGCGCTGCTTGGTGCCCTGCGAAGCGGACTGATCACCCACTTGGTCACTAACAGCGGGATTGCCGAGCGGGTTCTGCAAAAAAATGAGACGGAAAATAATTAA
- the citX gene encoding citrate lyase holo-[acyl-carrier protein] synthase — MQTIFNEGKKQTIADVLACKDKRVATQQAIFKQYPEQVLVDVKMNIPGPIKNNHYLARLFTKGIGDLVKICQQKKLHYRLLKANNEDSGSENFYLFKDDVLKVKRAMIAFEDKSRLGRIFDADVLQKNRRGAVSRSELNYSVRKCFLCDRPAKECARSRRHSVAELQNYLSQMYNKEF, encoded by the coding sequence ATGCAGACAATTTTTAATGAAGGAAAGAAGCAGACAATTGCGGATGTGTTGGCGTGCAAAGACAAGCGGGTTGCAACACAACAGGCAATTTTTAAACAATATCCTGAGCAGGTTTTGGTTGATGTGAAAATGAATATTCCGGGGCCAATCAAGAATAATCACTATCTAGCAAGATTGTTTACTAAGGGAATCGGGGACTTAGTAAAAATTTGCCAGCAAAAAAAACTTCATTACCGGCTGCTTAAAGCTAATAATGAAGATTCTGGTTCGGAAAATTTTTACTTATTTAAGGACGATGTTCTTAAAGTTAAACGGGCAATGATTGCCTTTGAGGATAAAAGCAGGCTGGGTCGGATTTTTGATGCCGATGTTTTGCAAAAAAACAGGCGGGGTGCGGTTTCTAGAAGTGAACTAAATTATTCGGTCAGAAAGTGCTTTCTGTGCGATCGCCCGGCAAAGGAGTGTGCGCGTTCACGGCGCCATTCCGTAGCGGAATTGCAAAATTATCTAAGTCAGATGTATAACAAAGAGTTTTAA
- the citF gene encoding citrate lyase subunit alpha yields the protein MENKVNRELPDELMAKMNLKPFASVEIGHPEVQRVAPKVRVTAGENKVVDSLEEVIKTNLKDGMTISFHHHFRNGDFAFNKVMGLIIKMGYKNLTLAPSSLTGVMNDTIIEAIKKGVVTNIVSSGMRGSLGDFISHGGLKNPVIFRSHGNRARAIEEGDIKIDIAFLGVPISDPAGNANGQDGNAVFGSLGYALIDAQYADKVVLLTDNVVDYPNTPASIKQDQVDYVVKVDKIGDPDKIGSGATRFTKDPKELKIAQTVNQVIVNSPYYKEGFSFQTGSGGAALAVTRYLRQSMLDDGITASFALGGITKPTTDLLEEGLVKKIMDVQDFDKGAAASMAQNKNQQEIDASWYADPHNKGAVVNNLDVAILSALQIDTDFNVNVMTGSDGVIRGAIGGHQDAANAKMTIITAPLVRGRNATVVPSVETVVTPGASIDVLVTERGIAINPARQDLLAAFSKVPGLKIVDIKDLQKMAQEQVGVPEPLEYTDRTVALIEYRDGTIIDTIKQVKD from the coding sequence TTGGAGAATAAAGTAAACCGCGAATTACCAGATGAATTAATGGCAAAAATGAATCTTAAGCCGTTTGCATCAGTAGAAATTGGTCATCCTGAAGTGCAGCGGGTGGCACCGAAAGTCCGTGTTACTGCCGGTGAAAACAAGGTAGTTGATTCACTGGAAGAAGTAATTAAAACCAACCTGAAAGACGGCATGACGATCTCTTTCCACCATCATTTTAGGAACGGTGACTTTGCCTTTAACAAGGTAATGGGCCTGATTATTAAAATGGGCTACAAGAACTTGACCTTGGCACCATCATCTTTAACTGGGGTAATGAACGACACAATTATTGAGGCAATCAAGAAGGGTGTTGTTACGAATATTGTTTCCTCAGGAATGCGGGGCTCATTAGGTGATTTTATTTCTCACGGCGGCTTGAAGAATCCGGTAATTTTTCGTTCGCACGGTAACCGTGCCCGGGCAATTGAGGAGGGCGACATTAAAATTGATATTGCTTTCCTAGGTGTGCCAATTTCGGATCCTGCCGGAAACGCAAATGGTCAAGACGGCAATGCCGTGTTTGGTTCCCTGGGTTATGCGTTGATTGATGCCCAATATGCCGACAAGGTAGTGCTTTTGACCGATAATGTTGTTGATTATCCAAATACACCAGCCTCCATTAAACAGGATCAAGTTGATTATGTTGTCAAGGTTGACAAGATTGGTGATCCAGACAAGATTGGTTCAGGGGCAACGCGCTTCACTAAGGACCCAAAGGAATTAAAAATTGCCCAAACGGTCAACCAGGTAATTGTGAACTCGCCATATTATAAGGAAGGCTTTTCTTTCCAAACCGGTTCCGGTGGTGCGGCACTTGCTGTAACCCGGTATCTGCGCCAGTCAATGCTTGACGATGGCATTACCGCTTCGTTTGCTTTAGGCGGAATCACTAAACCGACAACTGACTTGCTTGAAGAAGGATTAGTTAAGAAGATCATGGATGTGCAGGACTTTGATAAGGGTGCTGCTGCTTCAATGGCGCAAAATAAGAATCAACAGGAAATCGACGCTTCATGGTATGCTGATCCCCATAACAAGGGTGCGGTTGTCAATAATCTTGATGTGGCGATTCTGTCTGCCTTACAGATTGATACTGATTTTAACGTTAATGTAATGACCGGTTCCGATGGTGTTATCCGGGGTGCGATTGGTGGTCACCAGGATGCCGCTAATGCCAAAATGACAATTATCACGGCGCCGCTTGTCCGTGGCCGCAACGCAACGGTTGTTCCATCTGTTGAAACAGTTGTTACTCCGGGAGCTTCGATTGATGTCTTGGTCACAGAACGCGGCATTGCCATTAATCCTGCACGTCAGGATTTGCTTGCTGCATTTTCAAAGGTTCCTGGTTTGAAGATTGTTGATATCAAGGACTTGCAAAAGATGGCGCAGGAGCAGGTTGGTGTTCCTGAACCGCTTGAATATACTGACCGGACGGTTGCGTTAATTGAATACCGTGACGGGACGATTATTGACACAATTAAGCAGGTTAAGGACTAG
- a CDS encoding aldolase/citrate lyase family protein — translation MTYVKDRLRRTMMFVPGNNPAMIKDAGIYGADSIMLDLEDAVSLTEKDAARMLVYNAIKTVDFGGAEIVVRVNGQDTPFYDEDVKAMVKAGVDVIRLPKTESAEMIQKLVKDMEKAEEEYGVEKGSIGVMAAIESAKGVLNSPTIATSTSLMMGLAVSGEDYTADMHTHRYPDGRELEFARNMVLQSARAADVYAFDTVFSNMKDTEGFYRETKYIYELGYDGKSLVNPRQIPMVNKVFNPSKEEIENAKNVENAIREAKAKGSGVISMNGKMVDKPVVAKATRVLETAKASNLIDEEGNYIGE, via the coding sequence ATGACTTACGTAAAAGATCGTTTACGCCGGACAATGATGTTTGTTCCGGGGAATAATCCGGCAATGATTAAGGATGCGGGAATTTATGGTGCCGACTCAATCATGCTTGATTTGGAAGATGCTGTTTCGTTAACGGAAAAAGATGCCGCAAGAATGCTCGTTTATAATGCGATTAAGACAGTCGACTTTGGCGGTGCCGAGATTGTTGTTCGGGTTAACGGTCAGGACACTCCTTTTTATGACGAGGATGTTAAGGCAATGGTCAAGGCTGGTGTCGATGTAATTCGGCTGCCAAAAACTGAATCAGCGGAAATGATTCAAAAATTGGTCAAGGACATGGAAAAAGCCGAAGAAGAATACGGTGTTGAAAAAGGCTCGATCGGTGTGATGGCTGCGATTGAAAGTGCCAAGGGTGTTTTAAATTCACCAACAATTGCCACTTCCACGTCCTTAATGATGGGTTTGGCTGTTTCCGGCGAAGATTACACCGCTGACATGCATACCCACCGCTATCCTGACGGCCGTGAGTTGGAATTTGCGCGCAACATGGTTTTGCAATCAGCGCGTGCAGCCGATGTTTATGCTTTTGATACTGTCTTCTCAAACATGAAAGATACCGAAGGCTTTTACCGTGAGACCAAGTATATCTACGAATTGGGCTATGACGGCAAGTCTTTGGTTAACCCGCGGCAAATTCCGATGGTTAACAAGGTCTTCAACCCAAGTAAAGAAGAAATTGAAAATGCCAAGAATGTTGAGAATGCAATTCGTGAAGCTAAAGCCAAAGGCTCCGGCGTTATTTCAATGAACGGTAAGATGGTTGATAAACCGGTTGTTGCCAAGGCAACGAGAGTGCTTGAAACTGCTAAGGCTTCAAACTTAATTGATGAGGAGGGTAATTACATTGGAGAATAA
- the citD gene encoding citrate lyase acyl carrier protein: MEIKTTGVAGTLESSDIQIMVSKGTNGIQIDLDSEVVKAYGKQIKKVITDTLTKFGITNAKVKATDKGALDCVIAARTLAAAQRATETSDKPELEVL; the protein is encoded by the coding sequence ATGGAAATTAAAACAACAGGTGTTGCAGGAACACTTGAATCTTCCGATATTCAAATTATGGTTTCCAAGGGAACCAATGGAATACAAATAGATTTAGACTCAGAAGTCGTTAAGGCATATGGCAAGCAAATCAAGAAGGTAATTACTGATACTTTGACAAAGTTTGGCATTACTAACGCCAAGGTTAAGGCAACTGATAAAGGGGCGCTTGACTGCGTGATTGCGGCGCGGACATTGGCTGCAGCCCAAAGGGCTACTGAAACTTCGGATAAACCAGAATTGGAGGTTCTATAG
- the citC gene encoding [citrate (pro-3S)-lyase] ligase translates to MDKVVDLYLNIASVKTKWQTFLTGLGLHNFSERELAVIDHTLGLVDETGKLVGTGSIAGNVLKYIGVQNDDAHPGARFNQIVTALQQYLFSQQIFHCFVFTKEKYSASFSHLGFRELAHTEEAAFLESGTPDINDYVAALPQVPDQKNKRVAAVVMNANPFTLGHQQLVAQASRENDLVYVFVVATDASLFKTSERMKLVQAGTAACKNVQVVSGGDYLVSSATFPAYFLKSPDELIKTQTVIDARVFKKYLVPALAIKARYLGTEPFSRTTNFYNESLKQELEPEVAVQIIPRYQVNGKVITATKVRQAIKDDSLSQVKEMLPDSTWQFIEANKKILQDRIKKGMKINGN, encoded by the coding sequence ATGGATAAGGTCGTTGATTTATACTTAAATATTGCTTCGGTAAAAACAAAATGGCAGACTTTTTTGACAGGACTTGGTCTTCATAACTTTAGTGAGCGTGAATTGGCGGTGATTGATCACACTTTAGGTTTGGTTGATGAAACAGGGAAGTTAGTAGGGACAGGCAGTATTGCCGGTAATGTTTTGAAATACATTGGCGTGCAAAATGATGATGCGCATCCCGGTGCCCGCTTTAATCAAATCGTGACGGCACTGCAGCAATATCTTTTTAGCCAGCAAATTTTTCATTGCTTTGTGTTCACAAAAGAAAAATATTCAGCAAGTTTTAGCCACCTGGGCTTTCGTGAGCTGGCACATACTGAAGAAGCAGCCTTTTTAGAAAGCGGCACGCCCGATATTAATGATTATGTTGCTGCGCTGCCGCAAGTACCAGACCAAAAAAATAAAAGGGTAGCGGCAGTTGTAATGAATGCCAATCCCTTTACTTTAGGACACCAGCAGCTGGTTGCCCAAGCAAGCCGTGAGAATGATTTAGTTTATGTTTTCGTAGTTGCAACGGATGCCTCACTGTTTAAAACTTCAGAAAGAATGAAACTGGTTCAAGCAGGTACCGCGGCTTGCAAAAATGTTCAGGTTGTCAGCGGCGGTGATTATCTGGTTTCGAGCGCCACTTTTCCGGCTTATTTTCTGAAATCACCGGATGAACTAATTAAAACCCAGACCGTAATCGATGCCCGTGTTTTTAAAAAATATCTTGTCCCGGCTTTAGCAATTAAAGCGAGATATTTGGGAACGGAACCATTTTCACGGACGACCAACTTTTATAATGAGAGTTTAAAGCAGGAGCTGGAACCTGAGGTTGCTGTTCAAATTATTCCCCGCTATCAGGTTAACGGAAAAGTGATCACGGCAACCAAGGTGCGGCAGGCAATTAAGGATGATAGTTTATCTCAGGTTAAGGAAATGTTGCCAGACTCAACTTGGCAATTTATTGAAGCAAATAAAAAAATTTTACAAGACAGAATTAAGAAAGGAATGAAGATTAATGGAAATTAA
- a CDS encoding alpha/beta fold hydrolase, which translates to MYFTTSDNVKLYYTDTAEKDKPVLLAIPGIGGALHMWDQAVKLFKADFRIILFNPRNQGRSQRTYKGQRIARHGADLHELLCYLHLKKVIGIGNSMGAAILWAYQSLFGAEPFAAIIDLDQPPKMVAEDSWHYGFKDLTWANYPDYLKVASGPAFYAHIDDEMFAQAKEEQEKYPCYPADNYQCRINHAQEDWRDVLMDCRLPQLVLAGKNSPFFDYHFVTAVKKLNEQISTAVIPHCGHLIQAEQPQLMYDTVMRFLRENKLP; encoded by the coding sequence ATGTATTTTACGACAAGTGACAATGTTAAGCTCTATTACACAGATACCGCTGAAAAAGATAAGCCGGTTTTGCTGGCAATTCCCGGAATCGGCGGTGCGCTTCACATGTGGGATCAGGCGGTAAAGCTCTTTAAAGCTGATTTTCGAATTATTTTATTTAATCCCAGAAATCAGGGCCGGTCGCAGAGGACATATAAGGGTCAGCGGATAGCGCGGCATGGCGCAGATCTGCACGAACTGCTTTGTTACCTGCATTTAAAAAAGGTTATTGGCATCGGTAATTCAATGGGTGCGGCAATTCTTTGGGCCTATCAATCATTGTTTGGTGCTGAACCGTTTGCCGCAATTATTGATCTTGACCAGCCGCCGAAGATGGTTGCGGAAGACAGCTGGCACTATGGTTTTAAAGATTTAACCTGGGCCAATTACCCTGATTATTTAAAAGTTGCTTCAGGCCCAGCTTTTTATGCGCATATTGATGATGAAATGTTTGCGCAGGCAAAAGAAGAACAGGAAAAGTATCCTTGTTATCCGGCGGATAATTATCAATGCCGTATTAACCATGCGCAGGAAGACTGGCGTGATGTGCTGATGGATTGTCGGTTACCCCAGCTGGTTCTAGCAGGAAAAAATTCGCCCTTCTTTGACTATCACTTTGTAACTGCGGTTAAAAAGCTTAATGAGCAAATTTCAACCGCGGTGATTCCGCATTGCGGTCATTTAATTCAGGCGGAGCAGCCGCAATTAATGTACGACACAGTAATGCGGTTTTTGCGGGAAAATAAGCTTCCGTAG
- a CDS encoding DASS family sodium-coupled anion symporter, whose product MKTLEKVNYKGFIWPLIIGIVLWCITPFRPAGLSVQAWEMFAIFVATIVGCITKPLPIGGTTLVGLIVVVLVGLAPIKDTVDPKTGAVTSTGILSAFSNSASWLIAMAFIMAYGISKTGLGNRIAYWMIKRFGKKSLGIGYAITGLELVLGALIPSNSARTGGVVWPVTESISESYGSKPNDPSRKKIGAYLDFTAFHANILSTALFITGAAPNIVAQQMAAQKGFTMTWAQWFLAAIVPVAVATLIIPVVIYKIFPPEIKETPNAKKWADDKLTEMGPVSKPEKIMAIVFALAIVLWVLSGVFKIPQLDSTFVAFLAVTLLLITGVLTMKDALKQTGAWNILIWLSILIFMASKLIAFGFIDWFSKSIQSGLHGISWEIVLAILVLLMFYTHYFFASGTAHVTALYLPFLSVAVATGAPLGLSAMLLAFTGAINASTTHYANGPASILATTGYVKQGEWWRLNFILGIIYLLIFGIVGSLWMKLIGMW is encoded by the coding sequence ATGAAAACTTTGGAAAAAGTAAATTATAAGGGCTTTATCTGGCCCTTGATCATCGGCATTGTCCTGTGGTGCATCACACCGTTTCGTCCCGCCGGACTTTCCGTCCAGGCGTGGGAAATGTTTGCGATTTTTGTTGCAACGATTGTCGGCTGCATCACGAAACCGCTACCGATTGGCGGGACAACCTTGGTTGGCTTAATTGTGGTCGTTTTGGTTGGCTTGGCACCGATCAAGGATACGGTTGATCCCAAAACCGGTGCGGTGACCAGCACGGGTATTCTGAGCGCATTTAGCAATTCGGCATCATGGCTGATTGCGATGGCTTTCATTATGGCCTATGGCATTAGCAAAACTGGTCTCGGCAACCGGATTGCTTATTGGATGATCAAGCGTTTTGGTAAAAAATCCTTGGGCATCGGCTATGCAATTACTGGTTTGGAATTGGTCTTGGGAGCGCTGATTCCTTCAAACAGTGCCCGGACTGGCGGTGTTGTGTGGCCGGTTACCGAATCAATTTCGGAAAGCTACGGTTCAAAACCTAATGATCCTTCGCGCAAGAAGATTGGAGCATATCTGGACTTCACGGCTTTCCATGCCAATATTCTTTCGACGGCACTGTTTATTACCGGTGCTGCACCAAATATTGTGGCACAGCAGATGGCTGCCCAAAAAGGGTTTACAATGACCTGGGCCCAATGGTTCTTAGCTGCGATCGTTCCGGTTGCGGTAGCGACGTTGATTATTCCAGTCGTTATTTATAAAATTTTTCCACCGGAAATCAAAGAAACGCCAAATGCCAAAAAATGGGCAGATGACAAACTGACGGAAATGGGGCCTGTTTCTAAGCCTGAAAAAATTATGGCGATCGTCTTTGCGCTAGCCATTGTTCTTTGGGTTTTGTCTGGTGTCTTCAAGATTCCGCAATTGGATTCAACTTTTGTTGCATTTTTAGCAGTAACCTTGCTGCTGATTACCGGCGTGCTGACAATGAAAGATGCCTTGAAGCAAACCGGTGCCTGGAATATTTTGATTTGGCTGTCAATTTTAATTTTTATGGCCAGCAAGTTAATTGCCTTCGGCTTTATTGATTGGTTTTCCAAGTCAATTCAATCGGGCTTGCACGGGATCTCATGGGAAATTGTGTTAGCAATCTTAGTATTGCTGATGTTTTACACCCACTACTTCTTTGCCAGCGGAACGGCACACGTAACTGCGCTCTATCTGCCATTCTTGTCGGTTGCAGTTGCAACTGGTGCGCCTCTGGGCTTATCAGCAATGCTGCTGGCCTTCACCGGTGCAATTAATGCTTCGACCACGCACTACGCAAATGGTCCGGCTTCGATTTTAGCAACTACTGGTTATGTCAAGCAGGGCGAATGGTGGCGTTTGAACTTCATCCTGGGTATCATTTACCTCCTAATCTTTGGTATCGTTGGTTCGTTATGGATGAAGCTTATCGGTATGTGGTAA
- a CDS encoding RraA family protein — protein sequence MHIGKRIFLKRELPEAEIIAGFTKLPASNVADCMERTNAMSPRIKLMSSPKKEMCGPAFTVHTRAGDNLAIFAALKYCQPGDVIVVNNEGDNSRAVIGEVMMTWLRDQRHAAGIVVDGPMRDIDTLKDWEMPIYATGTTPDGPYREGPGEVNVPISCGNISVNPGDIILGDNDGVIAIPRKDAADLLPKAQAFHVKDDANAAAFSKGTSDLSWLDEALEEKGFNIIDDVYRP from the coding sequence ATGCATATAGGTAAAAGGATTTTTTTAAAACGTGAATTGCCCGAAGCAGAGATTATTGCAGGTTTTACAAAATTGCCGGCATCAAATGTTGCCGATTGCATGGAAAGAACCAATGCAATGAGTCCGCGCATCAAGTTGATGTCCAGTCCTAAAAAAGAAATGTGTGGCCCAGCGTTTACGGTTCATACACGAGCGGGTGATAATTTAGCAATTTTTGCAGCGCTAAAGTATTGTCAGCCTGGTGATGTGATTGTCGTTAACAATGAGGGTGACAACAGCAGGGCCGTGATTGGTGAGGTCATGATGACTTGGCTGCGTGATCAGCGTCATGCTGCGGGAATTGTGGTTGATGGACCGATGCGGGATATTGATACTTTAAAAGACTGGGAGATGCCGATTTATGCAACGGGAACAACCCCTGACGGGCCATATCGTGAAGGGCCGGGAGAGGTTAATGTTCCAATTTCATGCGGTAATATCAGTGTTAATCCCGGTGACATTATTTTGGGCGACAACGACGGGGTCATTGCCATTCCGCGCAAAGATGCAGCCGACTTATTGCCCAAGGCACAGGCATTTCATGTTAAGGATGATGCCAATGCAGCGGCCTTCAGTAAGGGAACTTCCGATTTATCTTGGTTAGATGAAGCATTAGAAGAGAAAGGATTTAATATTATTGACGATGTTTATCGCCCATGA
- a CDS encoding L-lactate dehydrogenase, with the protein MTKKVLLVGDGSVGSTFANDLLQNAEVDELVIADVVKKRPVGDAMDLEDIIPFTGETNIHPGEYSDAKDADVVVITAGIPRKPGESRLDLVNKNVGILKSIVQPVVDSGFNGVFVVSANPVDILTTLTQKLSGFPKERVIGTGTSLDSARLQVELAKRLAVPVSAVNSLVLGEHGDTSFENFDETLINGKRLSAYPEMTSAVLNQIEADVRAKGGKIIENKGATFYGVAMMLTQIVSAILGNHAVVLPISAPINGEYGIKHDLYLGTPAVIDGSGVSQVIETELSEAEKAKMLNSADKMQEVLAGVNLD; encoded by the coding sequence ATGACGAAAAAAGTATTATTGGTTGGCGACGGTTCCGTCGGTTCAACTTTTGCTAATGATCTTTTGCAGAATGCAGAGGTTGATGAATTAGTAATTGCAGATGTTGTTAAAAAACGGCCGGTAGGCGACGCGATGGATCTAGAAGATATCATTCCGTTCACAGGTGAAACCAATATTCACCCCGGTGAATATTCAGACGCCAAGGATGCCGATGTGGTGGTGATTACCGCTGGTATTCCGCGTAAGCCGGGCGAAAGCCGCTTGGATTTAGTCAATAAGAACGTTGGCATTCTGAAAAGCATCGTTCAGCCGGTGGTGGATTCGGGTTTTAATGGTGTATTTGTTGTTTCAGCCAATCCAGTTGATATTTTAACAACCTTGACCCAAAAACTGTCCGGCTTTCCTAAAGAGCGGGTAATCGGTACTGGAACCTCGCTGGATTCAGCGCGTTTACAAGTTGAGCTTGCGAAAAGATTAGCGGTACCGGTTTCTGCTGTTAATTCTCTGGTTTTGGGTGAACACGGTGACACATCATTTGAAAACTTTGATGAAACGCTTATTAATGGCAAGCGGCTCAGTGCATACCCAGAAATGACATCGGCAGTTTTGAATCAGATTGAAGCTGACGTTCGAGCTAAGGGCGGCAAAATCATTGAAAACAAAGGGGCAACTTTTTACGGTGTAGCCATGATGTTAACCCAGATTGTTAGTGCAATTTTGGGTAATCATGCCGTGGTTTTGCCGATATCTGCGCCGATTAATGGTGAATACGGCATCAAGCACGACTTGTACCTAGGAACACCGGCCGTGATTGACGGCAGCGGCGTCAGCCAGGTAATTGAAACTGAACTCTCTGAGGCGGAGAAGGCCAAGATGCTTAACTCCGCTGACAAGATGCAGGAAGTCTTAGCAGGTGTCAATTTAGACTAA